A window of Candidatus Bathyarchaeota archaeon genomic DNA:
GTCGGTAGAGGCTGGGGATCCTGTGAGTGGACATTTCAAAGTAGGGTCTGTAGCTGAGGGTTCTTAGCAGGAAGGCTAAGCGGTTTTTGCCCGACTGGCTGGGTCCTCTTATGGGTATGATAGGCGCGAATTTGCCTGCGCCTGCCACGTCGTATTGGGGGTTGGTGATGAAGCGGTCGAGGAACCATGAACCCACGGTTATTCGGGTTAGAAGCTGTATCATGGCGTCTCTGCCGCAAGAGTCATAGGCTCTTTGGGTGTACCTGTCTATCTCGGAGAAGACCTGTTTGAAGGTGGTCTCGGTTACGCCTGATGGGAGCAGAACTAGGCCTTTTCTTAGGGCATCGTTGTCTACTGGCATGTAGATGATTTTTCTGCCTTTGCCGTCGACTTCGCCTAGGTCTATTTGTGCGGCTTGCTCTACTTTGCCTGTGCTGTAGTGGTAGATTAGGTATTGGGGCGGGTCTTGGCGGTTCCAGACTTCTTCAGCTAAAAAATCGCTTGTGGCTATGGTTGGTTTGGGAATCAGAACCGTTTTTTCTTGTATGTCTGCGTGGCATTTGGGGCACTTATTGGTGTTGCGCTGTACCGATGCGCCGCAACTGGGGCATTGAGTTTTGTCCGATTGACGGTTGCTATTTGTGTTTTCGACCATCAGTGAAGGATGCTCCTATGTTTTGGGCTTAAGTTTTTGACGATAGATTTTATCTTCTGCGTATAACCAGTAGCTGTACTGGTAGCCTTCGCCGTGATAGCGGTCTTTGATGGTTGCGTTGCTGTTGCGCAGGATGTTGTAAGCGTTTTGCCACTTGTCTTGGAGGTTGTTTTGTTTGTAGGCGACCTCGAACTGGCCGAGTTTGGCGCCCTGCTGCGATTCAAACTTTAGAATGGTGAATGTTGCTTCTTGGACCGCAACAGTTGCCTTTTGGGCTTCTTTTACTTCTGGCGGAGCTAAAGCGTCTATGTACTCGTTTGCGGCTTCAGCGATCATCAGTGAGGCGTCGCGGAGCTTGACTAAGAATTCGACATGCTTGTCCACGTCTACTCCTCCGTCTGTCTGATTTTGGTTAACGGTTTCACGGTGACGCTGCCGTTGCTGACGACTTCCACTTGGTCGCCTGCGTTTAGGGCAAAGTATCGCAGCCATGCTTTAGGCAGAATTATGCCCATGCTGGTTTTGCCGATCCTGACGATTTTGCGGTTTTCTTTTTGAGGCATTTTTGTTCACCTTTGTTTGCACAACACTTAAGAGTAAAGTCGGCTGCCAATAGACTGCAAAGGTTCCAGCTTGGAAACTCGAGTGTACGGAGACGTTTCTGTGTCGCATTACGAGAAAGCTGTGTTAGATTTGCTCAAAGAAGGCCCCAAACAGAGAAAAAGCCTTCTTGAGCATTTATGCCCCAAAGTTATGTCACAAAAGAAGCTGCAGAAAACGCTCAACGAACTGGAAAGCGCAGACAAAGCGGTTAGCGTTTCCAAGCGGATCGAAGGACGCAAAAA
This region includes:
- a CDS encoding AbrB/MazE/SpoVT family DNA-binding domain-containing protein is translated as MPQKENRKIVRIGKTSMGIILPKAWLRYFALNAGDQVEVVSNGSVTVKPLTKIRQTEE